A single genomic interval of Spirosoma linguale DSM 74 harbors:
- a CDS encoding RagB/SusD domain protein (PFAM: RagB/SusD domain protein): MKRFILLALLTTASFSCRKEFIDLQPISEMNAGTFYKTEQDMNQAVMSPYASLRSLYNQPFIYVSEIRSDNTTFSWVPGNSKDMTSIDNFGDVLLSDNGFVLTVWNNAYNTILRCNLVLDKIDAVTFKDPKLKEQYKAEAKFIRSLMYFWLVRVYGDVPKVEKQLSVNEAYTLGRAPAQEIYDLIVADLKFAEANLPASYAAVDKGRVTLGGAKGLLAKVYMTMAGYPLKKGAAYYALAETKALEVINNPQYSLVPDYKTLFDVTKKNSSESLFEVQYKKGGTSTGSPWNNDFAPRFSNKEVVLVGDKSGFNAPTPSISNAYEAGDPRKAISMSDGYVSTATGKPVNEKYVKKYYDVSFSGSDNDNNWIELRLADVYLLYAEALVRQGKQQDVALTYLNKIRQRARNSTGAGPGILPDYKPFTTDADFLLAIEKERRVELAFENHRWFDLVRTERAKEVMTQEQKEQTGFNPTAWSDNMLLFPIPLQAIQANPEKIKQNPGY; encoded by the coding sequence GTCGCCGTATGCTTCCCTGCGGTCTTTGTATAATCAGCCGTTTATCTACGTGAGCGAAATCCGTTCGGACAATACCACCTTCTCGTGGGTTCCGGGCAACTCCAAAGACATGACCTCCATCGACAATTTCGGAGACGTGCTGCTGTCGGATAACGGCTTTGTGCTGACCGTCTGGAACAACGCCTACAACACCATTCTGCGCTGCAACCTCGTGCTGGACAAGATCGACGCGGTTACGTTCAAAGACCCGAAGCTGAAAGAGCAGTACAAAGCGGAGGCAAAATTCATTCGGTCACTCATGTATTTCTGGCTGGTACGCGTGTATGGCGATGTGCCAAAAGTCGAGAAGCAGTTGTCGGTAAACGAGGCTTATACGCTGGGCCGGGCACCAGCACAGGAGATTTATGACCTGATTGTGGCCGATCTGAAATTTGCCGAAGCCAACCTGCCCGCTTCCTACGCAGCCGTCGATAAAGGGCGCGTAACGCTGGGTGGGGCTAAAGGACTGCTCGCCAAGGTGTACATGACCATGGCCGGGTATCCGCTCAAAAAAGGCGCGGCTTATTACGCCCTGGCCGAAACGAAAGCGCTGGAAGTGATCAACAACCCGCAGTATTCGCTCGTCCCGGATTACAAAACGTTGTTCGACGTCACCAAGAAAAACAGCTCCGAGTCGTTGTTTGAAGTGCAGTATAAAAAAGGCGGCACCAGCACGGGCAGCCCCTGGAACAACGATTTTGCACCCCGGTTCTCGAACAAGGAAGTCGTTCTGGTGGGCGATAAGAGTGGCTTTAATGCCCCAACGCCCAGCATATCCAACGCCTACGAAGCCGGTGACCCGCGAAAAGCTATTTCCATGAGCGACGGCTACGTGTCTACTGCAACGGGTAAACCCGTCAACGAGAAGTACGTGAAGAAGTATTACGACGTGTCGTTCAGCGGTTCGGATAATGATAACAACTGGATCGAACTGCGACTGGCGGATGTCTATTTACTGTACGCTGAAGCTCTGGTTCGGCAGGGTAAACAACAGGATGTGGCGCTGACGTACCTCAACAAAATCCGTCAGCGGGCCAGAAACAGCACTGGCGCTGGACCGGGTATATTACCCGATTACAAACCTTTTACGACTGATGCCGACTTTCTGCTGGCTATCGAGAAAGAACGGCGCGTCGAACTGGCCTTCGAAAACCATCGGTGGTTCGATCTGGTCAGAACCGAACGGGCCAAAGAAGTGATGACGCAGGAGCAAAAAGAGCAAACGGGCTTCAACCCGACGGCCTGGAGCGACAACATGCTGCTGTTCCCGATTCCGCTTCAGGCCATTCAGGCCAACCCCGAGAAAATCAAGCAGAACCCCGGCTATTAA
- a CDS encoding protein of unknown function DUF1080 (PFAM: protein of unknown function DUF1080~KEGG: swd:Swoo_0366 hypothetical protein) gives MKRKSKHIRLSWLVIWMMVSASVFAQQANTLTRQEKKDGWALLFDGVSTAGWTTSGGKPVPAGWVAENGTLTAKKGAKGGDIITAGEYADFDLKFDYNIETAGNSGVKYFYTNYQTGGKLGMEYQLLDDKLAEDNKKENHLTGSFYDAIPPDASRKKVNEPGQWNTVRIVSKGRQVEHWLNGVKILEFTRGSAPFTEAVALSKFNKTVPAFGTVEKGHILLQEHGSEVSFRNIKIKAL, from the coding sequence ATGAAACGAAAAAGCAAACACATACGGCTCAGTTGGCTGGTCATCTGGATGATGGTTTCAGCCTCAGTATTCGCCCAGCAAGCCAATACGTTGACGCGTCAGGAGAAAAAAGACGGCTGGGCGCTACTGTTCGACGGGGTCAGCACGGCTGGCTGGACTACCTCCGGCGGCAAGCCGGTTCCGGCTGGGTGGGTAGCCGAAAACGGGACGCTCACGGCCAAAAAAGGCGCCAAAGGGGGAGATATCATTACCGCCGGTGAATACGCCGACTTTGATCTGAAGTTCGACTACAACATCGAAACGGCAGGTAATAGCGGGGTCAAGTATTTCTATACGAACTACCAAACGGGCGGCAAACTGGGTATGGAGTACCAACTGCTGGACGACAAACTGGCCGAAGACAACAAAAAGGAGAATCACCTCACGGGCTCCTTTTATGATGCCATACCGCCCGATGCGTCGCGCAAAAAGGTGAATGAGCCTGGTCAGTGGAATACTGTACGTATCGTGTCCAAAGGCCGACAGGTCGAGCATTGGCTCAATGGGGTCAAGATTCTGGAATTTACGCGGGGTAGTGCGCCTTTCACGGAAGCCGTAGCGTTGAGTAAATTCAACAAGACAGTACCTGCCTTCGGAACGGTCGAGAAAGGCCATATTCTCTTGCAGGAGCACGGGAGTGAAGTTTCATTCAGGAATATCAAAATCAAGGCGTTATAA
- a CDS encoding oxidoreductase domain protein (PFAM: oxidoreductase domain protein~KEGG: shn:Shewana3_1428 oxidoreductase domain- containing protein): MQNRRDFIKKAAAGSVGMAVGGTAFGFSAKSYNRIIGANELVRVATIGVNSRGNSMGGTIAGQKFAEVGTVCDVDERAIPKAIETILKTKQTLKPKSEKDCRRVLEDKSIDAIYIATPDHWHAPLAIMGCQAGKHVYVEKPLSHNPREGEMAVAAARKYNRVVQMGAQRRSAPTLTKGIEELHNGVIGRVYLAKTWYTNKRKATNLKPGTVPSWLDYDLWQGPAPRMPYQEGLIHYDWHWFWHWGTGEALNNGTHEVDVARWGLGVDFPTRVSSVGGRYEFKDDWQTPDTQIVIMDYPNRVSLMWESRSSNGRKIEGLDRGIIFYGENGSLDTGGDSYKVYDLDGKLVKDVKPTVAESDMQGRNTASPSLGMDSLHVADFLDAIKNNRRPNCDVELGYKSVVAMQLGNIAWRVGRDLKIDPKNGHILDDKEAQKLWGRDYEKGWEPKV, translated from the coding sequence ATGCAGAACAGACGTGATTTTATCAAGAAAGCAGCTGCCGGTTCGGTAGGCATGGCCGTGGGCGGAACCGCCTTTGGCTTCAGCGCCAAAAGCTACAACCGAATCATTGGGGCCAATGAGTTGGTGCGGGTCGCCACTATTGGTGTCAACAGCCGGGGCAACAGCATGGGCGGCACCATTGCAGGTCAGAAATTCGCCGAGGTGGGTACCGTTTGCGACGTGGACGAACGCGCCATCCCGAAGGCGATTGAAACCATCCTGAAAACCAAACAAACCCTGAAGCCCAAGTCCGAAAAAGACTGCCGACGGGTGCTGGAAGACAAGTCCATCGACGCTATTTACATCGCCACCCCCGACCACTGGCACGCTCCGCTGGCGATTATGGGGTGCCAGGCCGGTAAACACGTGTACGTCGAGAAGCCGTTGAGTCATAATCCACGGGAAGGTGAGATGGCCGTTGCTGCCGCCCGCAAATACAACCGGGTGGTTCAGATGGGTGCCCAACGACGGTCGGCGCCTACCCTGACGAAGGGCATCGAGGAACTGCACAACGGCGTTATTGGCCGGGTGTATCTGGCCAAAACATGGTACACCAATAAACGCAAAGCTACGAACCTGAAACCGGGAACGGTGCCGTCCTGGCTCGACTATGATTTATGGCAGGGCCCCGCGCCACGGATGCCTTATCAGGAAGGACTCATTCACTACGACTGGCACTGGTTCTGGCACTGGGGTACCGGCGAAGCCCTCAACAACGGCACCCACGAGGTCGACGTGGCCCGCTGGGGACTTGGCGTCGATTTTCCAACGCGGGTCAGTTCTGTAGGTGGCCGGTACGAGTTTAAAGATGACTGGCAAACTCCCGATACACAGATCGTTATTATGGATTATCCGAACCGGGTGTCCCTAATGTGGGAATCCAGAAGCTCCAACGGGCGGAAGATCGAAGGACTGGATCGTGGCATTATTTTCTACGGCGAAAACGGAAGTCTCGACACCGGCGGAGACAGCTACAAGGTCTATGACCTGGACGGAAAACTGGTCAAGGACGTGAAACCCACCGTGGCCGAAAGCGACATGCAGGGACGGAACACGGCCAGTCCCAGCTTAGGCATGGATAGCCTGCACGTAGCCGATTTCCTCGACGCGATCAAGAACAACCGTCGTCCCAACTGCGACGTTGAACTGGGTTATAAGAGTGTGGTAGCCATGCAATTGGGCAATATTGCCTGGCGGGTTGGCCGGGATCTGAAAATCGACCCGAAGAACGGCCATATTCTGGATGATAAAGAGGCTCAGAAACTTTGGGGCCGCGACTACGAGAAAGGCTGGGAACCTAAAGTTTAA
- a CDS encoding Ig family protein (PFAM: Ig family protein; NHL repeat containing protein~SMART: Dystroglycan-type cadherin domain protein~KEGG: lch:Lcho_3739 outer membrane adhesin like proteiin), translated as MICRIFLLFFAISVALCSLKPALAQSKRLVPFTFTLSGDKRTSAGVFTKDGVLIRTLWSGVDLKSGSYTKYWDGLDDEGQPAPLASYDIKLMSNNVSYTWEGVIGNSSFGKSQGNALQRGFLRIQSMAVTGNTVYYGVGYAEGNPSQAKFNVSAPQQRIEFSPKGSTDQATLFVATDGTTVYWAGYDGYNNGNNWFIYGTNTSDNAQRQFPYGQSQKMVMGGTYSSCIDVINDSQGTITGLAVQKRGRFLFVSHKARHQVRVIDKVSGAQVQSLFFNDAAGLAVDRDDNLWVINGTTVGKFSVRSDGTLSDPQLMLSGIEAPMALAVSPDNSTVLVADGGASQQVKAFNNQTGEAVWQLGQPGGYSSDPNVSNDKFYFSDVSGGINSTFLAYNEDGSFWVGDSGNYRAQHYSSSRTFIDRIQYMQNNYSCYVDQNNPRRVFGQYLEFAIDYNQPVGSGWTLVKNWRATIPASYFENLTINHIYITHIFRDVVTLSNGRTYGFLRRFTDNKWVLVELPATGPVRMTGIAFDTDNRYTYHLCADGSLKQSIGNLSGTTGNVSWQNRPLTGFDGNNDPIWGPAVPYTVAPIASGGEPITWQGGQSRTGETTTSNVMVTFDAGKVDGDKGGGYHLGGIRVNDNKWLWKTARATSVDYQGPYPIDGAYDVGNDVEYGGGGVSVFERNIFWNYHGEFWKDTQVNKWQHVYDNGLLLGIFGKTGLEARVEAPDGGPVPGMAGNVYYGTVIKAPNGNVYLYHGEEAGWSGIHRWRIDGLNTIQEQMVYLQQLGNYGFGEEPLGVEGVDLLSGLPLRGVVADNTAGWKRNPAGESNTAYNDKWTVKTGIMSYDRFSSPDLYTNFSKSGGIYTVTRDLGTTGSLSSWSLKGVITFNGTNPNNGTPEQSDSGGSYFEVLDNNGKVLARIFNQVFFGETNTPVRLMANRQVMAQGEFFNPATATGTTSDAIDISMSGGMLTVKYGNFSPVTVPAFDNSGNLQNPKTVRLFFWSNGRNYERTIDIQRLRFSAGSATSSTSSAPTVASPLADQVATVGQNLSYTFPAGSFADADGDNLSYSASLSSGAALPGWLTFNGSGRAFSGVATTSGSLTIRVTASDGRGGLAADDFSLTVNPAPVSQQAVVSLSLMNADNQQEIKVLAAGEQLNLATLPTRNISIRANTNPGTVGSVKFSLSGGRIHSIVESILPYALFGDNSGKYNGWTPAVGQYSLTATPYTNSGASGTAGTALTINFSVINQAPGGRLGATEPQELTGLQVTYYPNPFTESFTVRVQGQSSAKLPLLMYDSYGRVVLQRDDLAPEEIINVSSGFAPGVYLLQVGTGAETKRYKIIKAQ; from the coding sequence ATGATTTGCCGAATTTTTCTCCTCTTTTTTGCGATTTCGGTTGCCCTTTGCTCACTCAAACCCGCTCTGGCTCAATCCAAACGTCTTGTCCCGTTTACGTTCACGCTCTCCGGCGACAAGCGCACCAGTGCAGGTGTGTTTACCAAAGATGGGGTTCTGATTCGCACGCTCTGGAGCGGTGTCGATTTGAAATCCGGTTCCTACACCAAATATTGGGATGGTCTCGATGACGAAGGTCAGCCCGCTCCGTTAGCTTCGTACGACATCAAACTGATGTCGAATAATGTAAGCTATACCTGGGAGGGGGTAATTGGGAATTCGTCCTTTGGCAAAAGCCAGGGTAATGCCCTTCAACGTGGTTTTCTGCGGATTCAGTCTATGGCCGTTACGGGCAATACCGTCTACTACGGTGTAGGGTATGCCGAAGGGAATCCCTCTCAAGCTAAATTCAACGTCAGTGCGCCCCAGCAGCGAATCGAGTTTTCACCCAAAGGCAGTACAGATCAGGCTACTCTGTTTGTCGCTACGGATGGTACTACGGTGTATTGGGCGGGTTACGATGGCTATAACAACGGCAACAACTGGTTCATCTATGGCACGAATACCAGCGATAACGCCCAGCGGCAGTTTCCTTACGGCCAGTCGCAGAAGATGGTCATGGGTGGTACCTACAGTTCATGTATCGATGTTATAAACGACTCGCAGGGCACCATAACGGGGCTAGCCGTGCAAAAACGGGGGCGCTTTTTGTTCGTGTCGCACAAGGCCCGCCATCAGGTACGGGTAATCGACAAAGTTAGTGGGGCACAGGTACAAAGCCTGTTTTTCAATGATGCCGCCGGTTTGGCAGTAGACCGGGACGATAACCTGTGGGTTATCAACGGAACAACGGTGGGCAAGTTCAGCGTCCGGTCCGACGGTACGCTGTCCGATCCGCAACTGATGCTGTCGGGTATAGAAGCTCCCATGGCACTGGCGGTATCACCCGATAACAGCACAGTACTCGTGGCCGATGGCGGAGCCAGCCAGCAGGTCAAGGCTTTCAATAATCAGACGGGTGAAGCCGTCTGGCAGCTAGGTCAGCCGGGAGGGTATAGTTCAGACCCCAACGTGAGCAATGATAAATTTTATTTCTCGGATGTGAGTGGCGGTATTAACAGTACGTTTCTTGCGTATAATGAGGATGGTTCATTCTGGGTGGGCGACTCGGGTAACTACCGGGCCCAGCACTACTCGAGCAGCCGTACGTTTATTGATCGGATTCAGTACATGCAGAACAACTACAGCTGTTATGTAGATCAGAACAATCCGCGTCGTGTGTTTGGTCAGTATCTGGAATTTGCCATCGACTACAATCAGCCCGTAGGTTCGGGCTGGACGCTGGTCAAGAACTGGCGAGCCACAATTCCTGCCAGCTACTTCGAAAATCTGACCATCAACCACATCTACATCACCCATATTTTTCGCGATGTGGTGACACTTTCCAACGGGCGGACATACGGGTTTCTGCGTCGTTTTACCGACAACAAGTGGGTACTGGTGGAGTTGCCCGCAACGGGTCCCGTTCGCATGACCGGTATCGCCTTCGATACGGACAACCGTTATACCTATCACCTCTGTGCCGATGGCTCCCTGAAGCAGTCGATCGGTAACCTCAGCGGTACAACAGGAAACGTTAGCTGGCAAAATCGGCCATTGACTGGCTTCGACGGCAACAATGATCCCATTTGGGGACCGGCCGTACCTTATACTGTAGCGCCCATTGCCAGCGGGGGTGAGCCGATCACCTGGCAGGGCGGACAGTCGAGAACGGGCGAAACTACCACATCGAATGTTATGGTTACGTTCGATGCCGGTAAGGTCGACGGCGACAAAGGGGGCGGGTACCATTTGGGGGGTATTCGGGTTAACGACAACAAGTGGCTATGGAAAACCGCCCGCGCCACGTCGGTCGATTATCAGGGACCTTATCCCATCGACGGGGCCTACGATGTAGGGAACGACGTCGAGTACGGTGGGGGGGGCGTGAGCGTTTTCGAGCGAAATATTTTCTGGAATTACCACGGTGAGTTCTGGAAAGATACCCAGGTCAACAAATGGCAGCATGTGTACGACAACGGCCTGCTACTGGGTATATTCGGAAAAACGGGGCTGGAGGCCCGGGTTGAAGCACCCGACGGAGGTCCCGTGCCGGGTATGGCCGGAAACGTTTACTATGGTACGGTGATCAAGGCACCGAACGGCAACGTGTACCTCTACCATGGCGAAGAAGCGGGCTGGTCGGGTATACACCGCTGGCGGATAGACGGGCTCAATACCATTCAGGAGCAAATGGTTTACCTGCAACAGCTGGGTAACTACGGATTCGGGGAAGAGCCGTTGGGAGTGGAGGGCGTCGATCTGCTGAGCGGGCTGCCCCTGCGCGGAGTGGTTGCCGATAATACCGCCGGATGGAAACGAAATCCGGCGGGTGAATCCAATACCGCGTATAATGACAAATGGACGGTGAAAACGGGCATCATGAGCTACGACCGTTTCAGCAGCCCCGATCTATACACGAACTTTTCCAAATCGGGCGGCATCTACACCGTAACCCGCGACCTGGGCACCACGGGCAGTTTGTCGAGCTGGAGCTTGAAAGGCGTTATTACATTCAACGGTACTAACCCCAACAACGGCACACCGGAGCAGTCTGATTCGGGCGGTAGTTATTTTGAGGTACTGGACAACAACGGGAAGGTGCTGGCCCGAATCTTTAACCAGGTATTTTTTGGTGAAACCAATACGCCGGTGCGCCTGATGGCAAACCGTCAGGTTATGGCGCAGGGAGAGTTTTTTAACCCGGCCACTGCCACCGGAACAACCTCTGATGCCATCGACATAAGCATGTCTGGCGGAATGCTGACGGTGAAATACGGCAATTTTTCGCCTGTTACGGTACCTGCTTTCGATAACAGTGGTAATCTGCAAAACCCCAAAACGGTTCGGCTGTTTTTCTGGAGCAATGGCCGGAATTACGAACGAACCATCGACATCCAGCGGTTGCGTTTCTCGGCTGGTTCGGCAACCAGTTCTACGTCTTCGGCCCCCACTGTGGCGAGCCCGCTGGCCGATCAGGTTGCTACTGTCGGGCAAAATCTGTCTTATACTTTCCCGGCTGGCAGCTTTGCTGATGCCGATGGCGATAATTTGAGCTACTCCGCCAGTTTATCGAGCGGGGCGGCCCTGCCCGGCTGGCTGACCTTTAACGGATCGGGCCGCGCTTTTAGCGGGGTAGCTACAACCAGCGGTTCGTTAACCATTCGAGTAACTGCAAGCGACGGCCGGGGCGGACTGGCTGCCGATGACTTCAGCCTGACAGTCAATCCGGCACCCGTTTCCCAGCAGGCGGTGGTAAGCCTGAGTTTGATGAATGCCGATAACCAGCAGGAGATTAAAGTGCTTGCCGCCGGTGAGCAGCTTAACCTGGCTACGCTGCCTACGCGTAACATCAGTATCCGGGCCAACACCAATCCCGGTACAGTCGGCAGTGTGAAGTTTTCCCTCAGTGGTGGCCGGATTCATAGCATTGTCGAGTCGATACTTCCTTATGCCCTGTTTGGTGATAACAGCGGGAAATACAACGGCTGGACACCCGCCGTAGGGCAGTATAGTCTGACGGCTACACCCTATACGAACAGTGGGGCGAGCGGTACAGCCGGTACGGCGCTGACTATCAACTTCTCGGTTATCAATCAGGCCCCCGGCGGACGTTTGGGTGCAACCGAGCCGCAGGAGTTGACCGGCTTACAGGTTACGTACTATCCAAATCCCTTTACCGAATCGTTTACGGTACGGGTTCAGGGCCAATCGTCGGCCAAATTACCCTTGCTGATGTATGACAGCTACGGCCGGGTGGTGTTGCAGCGGGACGATCTAGCGCCTGAAGAGATCATCAACGTAAGCAGCGGGTTTGCGCCGGGCGTGTACCTGCTTCAGGTAGGAACAGGCGCCGAAACCAAGCGATACAAGATCATCAAAGCGCAGTAA
- a CDS encoding thiamine biosynthesis protein ThiS (TIGRFAM: thiamine biosynthesis protein ThiS~PFAM: thiamineS protein~KEGG: apj:APJL_0524 thiamine biosynthesis protein), translating to MIMTLTVNNQSVEIADSASLRTLLTQLAIANQKGIAVAVNNAIVPRATWEQFVLSGNEKITILQATQGG from the coding sequence ATGATTATGACACTAACGGTCAACAATCAATCCGTCGAAATAGCAGACTCCGCATCGCTGAGGACCCTGCTCACTCAACTGGCCATCGCTAACCAGAAAGGCATTGCGGTGGCCGTCAACAACGCCATTGTGCCCCGCGCTACCTGGGAGCAGTTTGTCTTATCGGGCAACGAGAAAATCACCATTTTACAGGCCACTCAGGGGGGATAA
- a CDS encoding thiamine-phosphate pyrophosphorylase (KEGG: lhk:LHK_02661 ThiE~TIGRFAM: thiamine-phosphate pyrophosphorylase~PFAM: thiamine monophosphate synthase) — MSQYMISPLQYITTRPEQADAACHAGANWIQLRLKNLAYADWKAIALETLAVCRQYNATLILNDNPKLAADIGADGVHLGQEDMPVAEARALLGDRFIIGGTANTLETILAHHRDGVNYVGLGPFRFTTTKEKLSPILGLDGYARILSALPQRQISLPVIAIGGITLADVPALLATGVYGVAVSSAITGASDPAAQTRLFLSQLTTSTSFFE; from the coding sequence ATGAGCCAGTACATGATTAGTCCCTTACAGTACATAACGACCCGCCCCGAACAGGCAGATGCGGCTTGCCATGCCGGAGCCAACTGGATTCAGCTCCGACTGAAAAATCTGGCCTATGCCGACTGGAAGGCCATCGCCCTGGAAACGCTGGCCGTTTGCCGACAATACAACGCTACCCTGATCCTCAATGACAATCCGAAGCTGGCCGCCGACATTGGTGCCGATGGTGTGCATCTGGGTCAGGAGGATATGCCCGTTGCCGAGGCACGCGCTCTGCTGGGCGATAGGTTCATCATCGGCGGAACGGCCAATACTCTGGAAACCATATTGGCGCATCATCGGGATGGCGTCAACTACGTGGGACTGGGACCTTTCCGGTTCACGACCACCAAAGAAAAACTAAGCCCCATTCTTGGTCTGGACGGGTACGCACGCATCCTGTCGGCGTTGCCGCAACGGCAGATTTCGCTGCCCGTCATTGCCATTGGCGGGATTACCCTGGCGGATGTGCCCGCTTTGCTGGCAACGGGCGTGTATGGTGTCGCGGTGTCGTCGGCCATTACGGGGGCATCCGACCCTGCGGCACAAACGCGTCTGTTTCTCAGTCAACTAACGACCTCAACTTCTTTTTTCGAATGA
- a CDS encoding thiazole biosynthesis family protein (PFAM: thiazole biosynthesis family protein~KEGG: ppr:PBPRA0109 thiazole synthase), with amino-acid sequence MNTQSVMIAGKTFGSRLFTGTGKFGSAQLMEDALLASGTELVTVALKRVDATNHQDDMLSYLAHPQFNLLPNTSGVRTAKEAVFAAQMAREALETNWLKLEIHPDPKYLLPDPIETLKAAEELVKLGFVVLPYIHADPVLCKRLEEVGVAAVMPLGAPIGTNKGLRTIDFLEIIIEQSRVPVVVDAGLGAPSHAAAAMELGADAVLVNTAIAVSDDPVRMAVAFKLAVEAGRMAYEARLARPSVTAHASSPLTAFLDEL; translated from the coding sequence ATGAACACACAATCGGTCATGATTGCCGGTAAAACGTTTGGCTCGCGCCTGTTTACCGGAACGGGCAAATTCGGTTCGGCTCAACTTATGGAAGACGCCCTGCTGGCCTCGGGTACGGAACTGGTAACGGTGGCCCTCAAACGGGTCGACGCCACGAATCACCAGGACGATATGCTGTCTTATCTGGCTCACCCGCAGTTTAATCTGTTGCCCAATACATCCGGTGTGCGAACGGCGAAAGAGGCTGTCTTTGCGGCACAAATGGCCCGTGAAGCGTTGGAGACGAACTGGCTGAAGCTGGAAATTCATCCCGACCCCAAATACCTGCTGCCCGATCCCATCGAAACGCTGAAAGCCGCCGAAGAACTGGTTAAACTGGGTTTTGTGGTGTTGCCGTACATCCATGCCGATCCCGTGTTGTGCAAGCGACTGGAAGAGGTTGGGGTGGCGGCCGTAATGCCGCTGGGCGCTCCCATTGGTACGAACAAGGGACTGCGAACGATTGATTTTCTGGAGATCATCATTGAACAGAGCCGGGTGCCAGTGGTGGTAGATGCCGGTTTGGGAGCGCCCTCTCATGCAGCCGCTGCTATGGAGTTGGGGGCCGATGCCGTACTTGTCAACACAGCCATTGCCGTTTCGGACGATCCGGTACGCATGGCCGTTGCCTTTAAACTGGCTGTAGAAGCCGGTCGAATGGCCTATGAAGCGCGGCTGGCCCGACCTTCCGTAACCGCCCATGCCAGTAGCCCGCTCACCGCTTTTCTGGACGAATTATGA
- a CDS encoding thiazole biosynthesis protein ThiH (TIGRFAM: thiazole biosynthesis protein ThiH~PFAM: biotin and thiamin synthesis associated; Radical SAM domain protein~KEGG: vpa:VP3022 thiamine biosynthesis protein ThiH): MSTTTWFDAYDWNAVQQDIQAVTPQQVERALGNTRRTLGDFKALISPAAQAYLEPMAQLSHQLTQKRFGKTIQLYAPLYLSNECQNICTYCAFSLDNKIVRKTLTDAEIGREVNALKQLGYEHVLLVTGEANQTVGVPYLRNAIRLLQPHFAHISMEVQPLDQPEYEELIAEGLNTVLVYQETYHRETYKNHHPKGKKSNFAYRLDTPDRLGRAGVHKMGLGALLGLEDWRTDSFFTAAHLHYLERKYWQTKYSISFPRLRPIDLLQDDTITSKSFERCMSDRDLVQLICAYRLFNEEVELSLSTRETPRFRDHVLKLGVTSLSAGSKTNPGGYAVEPQSLEQFTISDERSPAEMVDVIRRQGYQPVWKDWDKTLAAL, translated from the coding sequence ATGAGTACAACAACCTGGTTTGACGCCTACGACTGGAACGCCGTTCAGCAGGATATTCAGGCCGTTACTCCGCAACAGGTGGAACGGGCACTGGGCAATACCCGCCGGACGCTCGGTGATTTTAAAGCACTGATCTCACCGGCGGCTCAGGCGTATCTGGAACCGATGGCCCAGCTTAGCCACCAGCTGACGCAGAAACGGTTCGGCAAGACGATCCAGCTGTATGCGCCCCTGTATCTGTCCAACGAATGTCAGAACATCTGCACCTACTGCGCCTTTAGTCTCGACAATAAAATCGTCCGCAAAACCCTTACCGATGCTGAAATAGGGCGGGAGGTCAATGCCCTGAAGCAACTGGGCTATGAGCATGTACTGCTGGTGACCGGTGAGGCAAATCAGACTGTTGGGGTGCCGTACCTTCGAAACGCTATTCGTCTGCTACAGCCGCACTTCGCCCATATTTCCATGGAGGTGCAGCCCCTCGACCAGCCCGAGTACGAAGAACTAATCGCCGAAGGGCTCAACACGGTGCTGGTGTATCAGGAAACGTACCATCGGGAAACGTATAAAAACCATCACCCGAAGGGTAAGAAATCGAATTTCGCCTACCGGCTCGATACTCCCGACCGGCTGGGAAGGGCGGGCGTGCATAAGATGGGCCTGGGTGCGTTGCTCGGGCTGGAAGACTGGCGTACGGATAGCTTTTTCACGGCGGCTCATCTGCACTACCTCGAACGCAAGTACTGGCAGACCAAATACAGCATCTCCTTCCCGCGTCTCCGCCCCATCGACTTATTGCAGGATGACACCATCACCTCCAAATCGTTCGAGCGGTGCATGTCTGATCGGGATCTGGTCCAACTGATCTGCGCTTACCGGCTGTTCAACGAGGAGGTCGAACTCTCCCTTTCAACCCGCGAAACGCCCCGCTTCCGCGATCATGTTCTCAAGTTGGGTGTCACCAGCCTGAGTGCGGGGTCCAAAACCAATCCAGGTGGCTATGCCGTTGAGCCGCAGTCGCTGGAGCAGTTCACCATTTCGGACGAACGGAGCCCCGCCGAGATGGTCGACGTTATTCGGAGGCAGGGATACCAGCCGGTTTGGAAAGACTGGGATAAAACGCTCGCTGCCTTATGA